The following are encoded in a window of Salinibacter grassmerensis genomic DNA:
- a CDS encoding PAS domain S-box protein: MPSLTRDASTLFWPSDDTLSASAKSRVQVVRLLCLLGSVLIPLYGLLYEAARPEATDPMWVRLGIAAVLGGFVAGTYAFRAFRTHCVGIAWGLLYLLMAWATALAAANQFSGEYVVGILVVYAVSATLVVFGSELLRSVLSFLSAGLVFVGAALLWAPTVQVSPLVLGGGMAIVALLVGVIARWALLMRRRLASQARELQEQRDRLEGHRAYTNRLLNATDDLFFALDKKGQFQWWNDRVLETTGLSEAEVRSVDALDHFVPAEREKQARQAIRRVFETGSGQVEVPLVANGGAAVPYEFVGNPVKNPEGERQIVCVGRNVAERKRRERELRESERRFQAMLNAPNILAGVLAPDGTLIEQNETAMAYVEATPDAVTGQLFWETPWWDEETRPFIRKKVNRAASGEYVEYEADLETPSGEPYTVTGSIRPVPNDDGDIVSMVVSARDITERKMREEALRAAEGRYRTLIENFPGGVFLFNEDLEYTLAGGRELRNVGLSPSDVNGEGPHDIFPAALAEELEAYFRRALDGEKNTFEQTMDGRRYVNRALPVRDETGAVIAGMAVAQDITEERRRKEELERKNDLFQRAQEIASVGGWEFDIDADTLTLTDQAYRIHGVSPGTEMTPERSHGLYHPDDRGEAREAFRRAAEDGVPYDVEARLTTQAGEKKWIRTRGEPQQENGRTVRIRGTIQDITHQKRREQALRAAKTDAEAARQEAEEASRLKSAFLANISHEIRTPLTSIIGFAELIGSEASELDLSGSPLPGYATMIERSGKRLLETLEGVLNLSKLQSGQMEMEVEPVDLAKQVRWAVQELRPKAEEKGVRLQLETDSVMAEADEGGVQIVVQNLVSNAIKYTGQGGHIWVRSFQDEDRAVLEVEDNGIGMNPEVAESLFEPFRQASEGLNREYEGTGVGLAVTNKAVARMKGSIEVDTEEDEGTQFTVQLPAS, translated from the coding sequence ATGCCTTCCCTTACCCGTGACGCCAGCACACTATTCTGGCCGAGCGACGACACCCTCTCTGCCAGTGCAAAGTCTCGGGTACAGGTCGTTCGGCTGCTCTGTCTCCTTGGGAGCGTTCTGATCCCACTCTACGGCCTCTTGTACGAAGCCGCACGCCCCGAGGCAACCGATCCGATGTGGGTCCGGCTCGGCATTGCGGCCGTCTTGGGGGGGTTCGTGGCGGGCACCTACGCCTTCCGGGCATTTCGCACCCACTGCGTTGGGATTGCCTGGGGATTGCTCTACCTTTTGATGGCCTGGGCCACGGCCCTGGCGGCGGCAAATCAGTTTTCGGGGGAGTACGTGGTGGGCATACTCGTCGTGTATGCGGTGTCCGCCACGCTCGTGGTGTTCGGCAGTGAGCTGCTGCGGTCCGTTCTGTCGTTTCTGTCGGCGGGCTTGGTCTTCGTAGGGGCCGCACTGCTGTGGGCCCCTACCGTTCAGGTAAGCCCCCTGGTGCTGGGCGGGGGCATGGCCATTGTGGCTCTCCTCGTCGGGGTGATTGCCCGATGGGCGTTGCTCATGCGGAGGCGCCTTGCGAGTCAGGCACGTGAGCTCCAGGAACAGCGAGACCGGCTGGAAGGCCATCGGGCGTACACCAACCGTTTGCTCAACGCGACCGACGACCTGTTCTTCGCCCTGGACAAGAAGGGCCAGTTCCAGTGGTGGAACGACCGCGTGCTGGAGACGACCGGGCTGTCCGAAGCAGAGGTAAGAAGCGTGGACGCACTGGACCACTTTGTGCCGGCCGAGAGGGAAAAACAGGCCAGGCAGGCCATTCGCAGGGTGTTTGAGACCGGCAGCGGGCAGGTGGAGGTGCCCCTGGTGGCCAACGGCGGGGCGGCGGTGCCCTACGAGTTCGTGGGCAACCCTGTCAAGAACCCGGAGGGGGAGCGCCAGATCGTGTGCGTCGGCCGGAACGTTGCCGAGCGAAAACGGCGGGAGCGGGAGCTGCGGGAGAGCGAGCGGCGCTTCCAGGCGATGCTCAACGCCCCGAACATTCTGGCCGGCGTGCTCGCACCGGACGGCACGCTGATCGAGCAGAACGAGACGGCAATGGCGTATGTGGAGGCTACCCCCGACGCCGTGACGGGTCAACTGTTCTGGGAGACGCCGTGGTGGGACGAGGAGACGCGGCCGTTTATCCGGAAAAAGGTCAATCGGGCCGCCTCGGGCGAGTATGTTGAGTACGAGGCAGATCTCGAAACGCCGTCCGGGGAGCCCTACACCGTCACCGGATCGATCCGGCCGGTTCCCAACGACGACGGCGACATCGTCTCAATGGTCGTCTCGGCCCGGGACATCACCGAACGAAAGATGCGGGAGGAGGCCCTTCGGGCGGCGGAGGGGCGTTACCGGACGCTCATCGAGAACTTCCCGGGCGGCGTTTTTCTCTTCAACGAGGACCTGGAATATACACTGGCGGGTGGACGAGAGCTCCGGAACGTCGGCCTCTCCCCGTCGGACGTGAACGGAGAGGGCCCGCACGACATATTTCCGGCCGCCCTGGCCGAGGAGCTCGAGGCGTATTTCCGGCGTGCGCTCGACGGCGAGAAGAACACCTTCGAGCAGACGATGGATGGGCGCCGGTACGTTAACCGAGCGCTTCCAGTTCGAGACGAGACCGGAGCGGTTATCGCCGGGATGGCGGTCGCTCAGGACATCACCGAGGAGCGCCGCCGCAAAGAAGAACTCGAGCGGAAGAACGATCTGTTCCAGCGGGCTCAAGAGATTGCCAGTGTCGGCGGATGGGAATTTGACATAGATGCGGACACACTCACACTCACCGACCAGGCCTACCGCATCCACGGTGTTTCGCCCGGGACGGAGATGACGCCGGAACGCAGCCACGGACTGTACCACCCCGATGACCGGGGGGAGGCCAGAGAGGCCTTTCGCCGAGCCGCCGAAGACGGGGTGCCCTACGACGTCGAGGCCCGCCTGACCACCCAAGCCGGCGAGAAGAAATGGATCCGCACCCGTGGGGAGCCGCAGCAGGAAAACGGGCGGACCGTTCGGATTCGGGGGACGATACAGGACATCACCCACCAAAAGAGGCGAGAGCAGGCCCTCCGCGCAGCCAAGACCGACGCGGAGGCGGCCCGCCAAGAGGCCGAGGAGGCCAGCCGCCTCAAAAGCGCCTTCCTCGCCAACATCAGCCATGAGATCCGCACGCCGCTGACCTCAATTATCGGCTTCGCTGAACTGATCGGCTCGGAGGCCAGCGAGTTGGATCTCTCGGGGAGTCCGCTGCCGGGATACGCCACCATGATCGAGCGAAGCGGAAAGCGGCTACTCGAAACGCTGGAGGGTGTGCTCAATCTCTCCAAGCTTCAGTCCGGGCAGATGGAAATGGAAGTGGAACCGGTCGACCTGGCAAAGCAGGTCCGCTGGGCTGTCCAGGAGCTTCGGCCGAAGGCTGAGGAAAAGGGAGTTCGTCTTCAACTCGAGACCGATTCCGTCATGGCTGAGGCCGACGAAGGGGGCGTCCAGATCGTGGTTCAAAACCTAGTTTCCAATGCGATCAAGTACACTGGGCAGGGCGGTCACATCTGGGTCCGGTCGTTTCAGGACGAGGACCGGGCGGTACTGGAGGTCGAAGACAACGGAATTGGAATGAACCCGGAGGTGGCCGAGTCCCTTTTTGAGCCGTTTCGACAGGCGTCGGAGGGACTGAACCGCGAGTACGAGGGGACCGGCGTCGGCCTGGCAGTCACGAACAAGGCTGTTGCTCGGATGAAGGGATCCATCGAGGTAGACACTGAAGAAGATGAAGGCACCCAGTTTACCGTCCAGCTTCCAGCCTCGTAA
- a CDS encoding CBS domain-containing protein, whose amino-acid sequence MDERELVETRVRDVLRTKGTLQQNGDVLTATPTDTVYDCIDAMVDRGIGSIVVTEDDEMVGIFTERDYMRDIALKGRSSPETEVQEVMTEDVVTAEAEDQLRDCLDRMNDLKCRHLPVVDDEGNLADIISMRDCAEQVAESAESGATQLVNYVTGQYSTR is encoded by the coding sequence ATGGACGAACGTGAACTTGTTGAGACACGAGTCCGGGACGTGCTGCGAACGAAGGGCACCCTGCAGCAGAACGGAGATGTCCTCACGGCCACGCCCACCGACACTGTTTATGACTGTATTGACGCCATGGTGGACCGTGGCATCGGGTCCATCGTCGTGACTGAGGACGACGAGATGGTCGGCATCTTCACCGAGCGGGACTACATGCGCGACATTGCCCTGAAAGGACGCTCCTCCCCGGAGACCGAGGTGCAGGAGGTCATGACGGAAGACGTCGTCACCGCCGAGGCAGAGGATCAGCTTCGAGATTGCCTGGACCGGATGAACGACCTGAAGTGCCGTCACCTTCCTGTGGTCGACGATGAGGGGAACCTCGCCGACATCATCTCGATGCGGGACTGTGCAGAGCAGGTCGCCGAGTCGGCGGAGTCGGGTGCGACACAGTTGGTGAACTACGTGACGGGCCAGTACTCCACCCGGTAG
- a CDS encoding SCP2 sterol-binding domain-containing protein, giving the protein MSNDAPRYWTPEYVERFVEALNRDDEFQDTAGSFSETIELRCLDTPDAEDVSATYTFEEGQVVDVDLWIDDAPSDQMREEGVDTDAVMARATAPYDVWTKMDRGEMGATEAIASPDYKIDGSMMQIMSNMGVFRGMMSVAAEVEKTY; this is encoded by the coding sequence ATGAGCAACGACGCCCCCCGCTACTGGACGCCCGAGTACGTCGAACGCTTCGTCGAAGCGCTGAACCGCGACGACGAGTTTCAGGACACGGCGGGCTCCTTCTCCGAAACCATCGAACTGCGGTGCCTCGACACGCCCGACGCCGAGGACGTATCGGCCACCTACACGTTCGAGGAGGGCCAGGTGGTGGACGTGGACCTGTGGATCGACGACGCCCCCTCCGACCAGATGCGTGAGGAGGGGGTGGATACCGACGCCGTCATGGCGCGGGCCACGGCGCCGTACGACGTATGGACGAAGATGGACCGGGGCGAGATGGGGGCCACCGAGGCCATCGCGTCGCCGGACTACAAGATCGACGGCTCCATGATGCAGATCATGTCCAACATGGGCGTCTTCCGCGGCATGATGTCCGTCGCGGCCGAGGTGGAGAAAACGTACTAG
- a CDS encoding phasin family protein has translation MSDNGPTITVTRGTRTGRSGQKRSASARSRSSGWGLPGPGSVVSGLVRGARAAWWAGLGVVGAVQDASTQVFDALVEEGRSWERARRERTEATAQRVRRVTDESDAIRAVGERARTELSSMLRRVGVPSRDDVEELREKVDALGTQIEALSRSVEEMDP, from the coding sequence ATGAGCGACAACGGACCCACAATTACCGTCACGCGTGGCACACGAACCGGGCGGTCCGGGCAGAAGCGCTCCGCGTCGGCCCGCTCGCGGTCGTCGGGGTGGGGCCTGCCGGGGCCCGGCTCGGTGGTATCGGGCCTGGTTCGAGGGGCGCGTGCGGCTTGGTGGGCCGGCCTCGGGGTCGTTGGGGCGGTGCAGGACGCCAGCACGCAGGTGTTCGACGCGCTCGTGGAGGAGGGCCGGTCGTGGGAGCGAGCCCGGCGCGAGCGCACGGAGGCGACGGCCCAGCGGGTGCGGCGGGTAACAGATGAATCCGATGCGATTCGGGCGGTGGGGGAACGCGCCCGGACGGAACTGAGCAGCATGCTCCGGCGGGTGGGCGTGCCGTCCCGCGATGACGTGGAGGAACTGCGCGAAAAGGTCGACGCCCTCGGCACCCAAATTGAGGCGCTCTCCCGCTCCGTCGAGGAGATGGATCCTTAA
- a CDS encoding WS/DGAT/MGAT family O-acyltransferase produces the protein MPPHEPLSGIDAAWLRMDEPTNLMTITGVLVLDAPMDVDTFKTLLEERFLGFDRFRQRVRDPEGSPYWEPDPYFDLDRHVHRTALPGAAGRDELKERVSELMSVPLDRDKPLWEMELVEDYLGGSAIIVRLHHCIGDGMALLEVLLSLTDEYFDPGRFPTTEDRGLLSGVVQSALDTVRGTARTGQRLLREGAKSLSNPSRALRRVKQGLSFGASLSKFLSLPHDNDTLLKGELGVKQRATWSAPLDLARVKRIGGIVDAKVNDVLLGAVAGALRYYLAARTEASDTETVRALIPVNLRPREQAFELGNHFGLVFLDLPVGLDDPLERMLAVKQRMDALKGSAEAVAALSVLESLGYLPLSVEDRAVRHFSNRASAVMTNVPGPQEPLHMKGRHVQHVMPWVPRAGRMGLGVSIFSYDGTVRLGIACDAGLIPDPDTIIEGFQREFDRLANDLLPAADDGCPSTSSPQD, from the coding sequence ATGCCTCCCCACGAGCCCCTTTCCGGCATCGACGCGGCGTGGCTGCGCATGGACGAGCCGACGAACCTGATGACCATCACGGGCGTGCTCGTGCTCGACGCCCCGATGGACGTCGACACGTTCAAGACGCTTCTGGAGGAGCGCTTCCTGGGCTTCGACCGGTTTCGGCAGCGGGTGCGCGACCCCGAGGGCTCTCCCTACTGGGAGCCCGACCCGTACTTCGACCTCGACCGGCACGTGCACCGCACGGCGCTGCCGGGCGCGGCCGGACGCGACGAACTCAAAGAGCGGGTGAGTGAGCTCATGAGCGTGCCTCTCGACCGGGACAAGCCGCTCTGGGAGATGGAACTGGTGGAAGACTACCTCGGCGGCAGTGCCATCATCGTGCGGCTGCACCACTGCATCGGCGACGGCATGGCCCTGCTGGAGGTGCTGCTCTCGCTGACCGACGAATATTTCGATCCGGGCCGCTTCCCAACGACGGAAGACCGCGGCCTTCTCTCCGGCGTGGTGCAGAGCGCCCTCGACACCGTCCGGGGCACCGCCCGGACCGGGCAACGCCTGCTTCGTGAAGGCGCAAAGTCGCTCTCGAATCCGTCCCGCGCCCTGCGGCGTGTGAAGCAGGGCTTGAGCTTCGGGGCGTCCCTGTCGAAGTTTCTCTCGCTGCCCCACGACAACGATACCCTCCTCAAGGGCGAGCTGGGGGTGAAGCAGCGCGCCACGTGGTCCGCCCCCCTCGACCTCGCCCGCGTCAAGCGCATCGGAGGGATTGTGGACGCCAAGGTGAACGACGTGCTGCTCGGGGCGGTGGCCGGCGCGCTGCGGTACTACCTGGCCGCTCGCACGGAGGCGAGCGACACGGAAACGGTGCGCGCCCTCATTCCGGTCAACCTGCGCCCGCGAGAGCAGGCCTTCGAGCTCGGCAACCACTTCGGGCTCGTATTTCTGGACCTGCCCGTTGGCCTCGACGACCCCCTGGAGCGGATGCTGGCGGTGAAGCAGCGCATGGACGCGCTCAAGGGCTCGGCGGAGGCCGTTGCCGCACTCAGCGTGCTGGAGAGTCTCGGGTACCTGCCGCTGAGCGTGGAGGACCGCGCCGTGCGCCACTTCAGCAACCGGGCCAGTGCGGTGATGACGAATGTGCCGGGGCCGCAGGAGCCGCTCCACATGAAGGGGCGGCACGTGCAGCACGTGATGCCGTGGGTACCGCGGGCGGGGCGCATGGGCCTGGGCGTGAGCATCTTCAGCTACGACGGCACGGTGCGCCTCGGCATCGCCTGCGACGCCGGCCTCATTCCCGATCCCGACACAATCATCGAGGGCTTTCAGCGCGAGTTCGACCGGCTCGCGAACGACCTGCTGCCCGCCGCGGACGACGGGTGCCCCTCCACGTCGTCCCCTCAAGATTAA
- a CDS encoding DUF445 domain-containing protein — MAASDPNMNDEPEASEAAMRASSQNGAAGRDASWPRLQRQIFRTASRHLPDAPGTDEEAVDPPPKRTGSYARWLPVLKALPWVLGALFALSFVWDFPGVTLTVAGYPVVLEGLLRFTTVSGLVGFGTNWLAITMLFRPREPRPLVGQGLVPAQRERVAYRLAQAVSDELINKALIKEKIRESGLVAKYRDLLVAAASDVATDDAVRTEGKALLRGVLRDVLSTPSVQKRIVALTAEQVEAQAGEGLSGLMLRTYRYFGEDDFRARLRETVRRLPDAVDPLVEELDPVLDRLPAALERRGDEIEALLTRVVLRLVDTLDLERMIYENVRAYDERQLEMLLRRTTNEQLNYIKYLGAALGIIGGFIIWAPAAALVAVTTIGLAIYAVDETLFRARTDATPSS, encoded by the coding sequence GTGGCTGCGTCCGACCCCAACATGAACGACGAGCCGGAGGCCTCGGAGGCGGCGATGCGTGCCTCGTCCCAAAACGGTGCAGCTGGCCGCGACGCGTCGTGGCCCCGCCTGCAGCGACAGATCTTTCGCACGGCGAGCCGCCACCTGCCCGATGCCCCCGGCACGGACGAGGAGGCCGTGGACCCGCCCCCCAAGCGCACGGGAAGCTACGCCCGGTGGCTGCCGGTGCTGAAGGCCCTGCCCTGGGTGCTGGGCGCACTCTTTGCCCTCTCGTTCGTGTGGGACTTCCCCGGCGTGACCCTCACCGTGGCCGGGTATCCCGTTGTGCTCGAGGGCCTGCTGCGCTTCACCACGGTCAGCGGCCTCGTCGGGTTCGGCACGAATTGGCTCGCCATCACGATGCTCTTCCGGCCCCGCGAGCCGCGGCCCCTCGTGGGCCAGGGCCTCGTGCCCGCCCAGCGGGAGCGGGTGGCCTACCGCCTCGCCCAGGCGGTGAGCGACGAGCTCATCAACAAGGCGCTCATCAAGGAGAAAATTCGGGAGAGCGGCCTCGTCGCCAAGTACCGGGATCTGCTCGTGGCGGCGGCCAGCGACGTGGCGACCGACGATGCGGTGCGCACGGAGGGGAAGGCCCTGCTCCGTGGCGTGCTGCGGGACGTGCTCTCCACCCCGTCGGTGCAGAAACGCATCGTCGCCCTCACGGCCGAGCAGGTGGAGGCGCAGGCCGGGGAGGGCCTCTCGGGACTGATGCTGCGCACCTACCGGTACTTCGGCGAGGACGACTTTCGGGCCCGGTTGCGGGAGACCGTCCGGCGCCTGCCCGACGCGGTCGACCCGCTGGTCGAGGAACTCGACCCGGTGCTCGACCGCCTTCCCGCGGCACTGGAGCGACGCGGCGACGAGATCGAGGCCCTGCTGACGCGCGTGGTGCTCCGCCTCGTAGACACGCTCGACCTGGAGCGCATGATCTACGAGAACGTCCGCGCTTACGATGAGCGCCAGCTCGAAATGCTGCTGCGCCGCACCACCAACGAGCAGCTCAACTACATCAAGTACCTCGGGGCGGCGCTCGGCATCATCGGCGGCTTCATCATCTGGGCGCCGGCAGCCGCGCTCGTCGCAGTCACGACGATCGGCCTTGCCATCTACGCCGTGGACGAAACCCTCTTCCGCGCCCGGACAGATGCTACGCCATCCTCGTAA
- a CDS encoding MlaD family protein: MEYSNEIKVGIAIIVAVIAAIFGVRFLQDLPLFGDTYAVKAEFEEASGLTAGNPVRMKGVNVGSVGSIRLDQETQTVRARLRIEKGIRIPEGSHAKVAGFSGIGGVRISIIPGPRDNPPLPPDAMLSAPPEGSVFDRLTDQAPALANKADSVLTSTNTTMSALSAQLQDPSSDLRQALTSAKNITGDLESVTEAEKKTIRALLQNLQSVSSDLDTFMGENGDSLDVAVRRLNQSLDRLNQGLASLEETSATLDTVATKLNEGDGTAGRLLNDPSLYMRLDSAAARTNTLLQDFQRDPGRYLNDMTLVKVF, from the coding sequence ATGGAATACAGCAACGAAATCAAGGTTGGGATCGCCATCATCGTCGCGGTCATCGCGGCCATCTTTGGGGTTCGCTTCCTTCAAGACCTCCCACTGTTTGGGGACACGTACGCCGTGAAGGCCGAATTCGAGGAGGCCAGCGGCCTCACGGCGGGCAACCCGGTGCGCATGAAGGGCGTCAACGTCGGCTCCGTGGGGTCGATCCGCCTCGACCAAGAGACCCAGACCGTGCGGGCCCGCCTCCGCATCGAGAAGGGCATTCGGATCCCGGAGGGCTCCCACGCAAAGGTGGCTGGTTTCAGTGGCATCGGGGGCGTCCGCATTAGCATTATCCCAGGTCCCAGGGACAACCCTCCGCTTCCGCCGGACGCCATGCTCTCGGCGCCCCCTGAGGGAAGTGTCTTCGACCGCCTCACCGACCAGGCCCCCGCGCTCGCAAACAAGGCCGACAGTGTGCTCACGAGCACAAACACGACCATGTCGGCCCTGAGCGCGCAGCTCCAGGACCCGAGCAGCGACCTGCGGCAGGCCCTCACCTCGGCCAAAAACATCACGGGCGACCTCGAATCGGTCACCGAGGCGGAGAAGAAAACCATCCGCGCCCTCCTCCAGAACCTGCAGTCGGTGTCGAGCGACCTCGACACGTTCATGGGCGAAAACGGCGACTCGTTGGATGTGGCCGTACGGCGTCTGAACCAGTCGCTCGATCGCCTCAACCAGGGGCTCGCCTCCCTCGAGGAGACGTCCGCCACGCTCGACACGGTGGCCACCAAGCTGAACGAGGGCGACGGCACGGCCGGACGCCTCCTCAACGACCCGAGCCTCTACATGCGACTGGACTCGGCCGCGGCCCGCACCAACACGCTTCTCCAGGACTTCCAGCGCGACCCGGGGCGCTACCTGAACGACATGACGCTCGTGAAGGTGTTTTAG
- a CDS encoding ABC transporter ATP-binding protein — translation MIEVQNLSKGFGTLQVLEGVSLKIHDGETLAIIGRSGSGKSVLMKHFVGLLTPDAGRVLVDDTDIDGIPYEDLRRLRRRFGVLFQGGALFDSMTTFENIAFPLRYFSSLDEGGIQDRVQECLNLVRLSEAGAQRPTDLSGGMRKRVALARAIAIEPEYILYDEPTSGLDPQTSNTINDLISHLAEELNVTSVVVTHDMHSVLSIADRVAFLHERSLEWVGPVSGIHDCSNPHLNSFVKANEYQVGDTPPALSGPSA, via the coding sequence ATGATTGAGGTCCAAAACTTGTCGAAGGGGTTCGGAACGCTCCAGGTGCTCGAGGGCGTCTCGCTCAAGATCCACGACGGCGAGACGCTCGCGATCATCGGGCGGTCCGGGTCTGGGAAGAGCGTGCTGATGAAGCACTTCGTGGGGCTGCTAACACCGGACGCGGGGCGTGTGCTCGTGGACGACACGGACATCGATGGAATTCCCTACGAGGACCTTCGCCGGCTCCGGCGCCGGTTCGGCGTCCTGTTCCAGGGCGGCGCGCTGTTCGACTCGATGACCACGTTCGAAAACATTGCCTTCCCCCTCCGCTACTTCTCGTCGCTGGACGAGGGGGGCATTCAGGATCGGGTGCAGGAGTGCCTCAACCTCGTTCGCCTCTCGGAAGCGGGGGCGCAGCGCCCGACCGACCTGTCCGGGGGCATGCGGAAGCGGGTCGCCCTCGCCCGGGCCATCGCCATCGAGCCGGAATACATCCTCTACGATGAGCCGACGAGTGGCCTCGACCCCCAGACCTCCAATACCATCAACGACCTGATTAGCCACCTCGCTGAGGAGCTTAACGTGACGAGTGTTGTCGTGACTCACGACATGCACTCGGTCCTCTCCATTGCCGACCGGGTCGCCTTTCTCCACGAGCGCAGCCTTGAGTGGGTGGGGCCCGTGTCCGGGATTCACGACTGCTCGAACCCGCACCTCAACTCCTTTGTGAAAGCCAACGAGTACCAGGTGGGCGACACCCCCCCTGCCCTGTCCGGGCCGTCGGCCTGA
- a CDS encoding MlaE family ABC transporter permease: MLDALLSPFRALGRYATLMGRAFASIDKVGTYWNNLFIQMVRVGIDSIPIVALAAAFTGAVFTVQTAYQLETPFIPKTIIGSIVAPSIMLELGAVIAGFILAGRVGARIAAELGTMRVSEQIDALEVMGLNSVGFLILPRVLAGVLMFPVLYVVSCVVGIGTGIGVGHFGGFLSAGEFLEGARQFFKLLDPTIGLIKSFTFGFIITSIACYKGYYTSSGAVGVGDSTTQAAVLSCVFILVADLLIALVLL; this comes from the coding sequence TTGCTCGACGCTCTGCTCTCTCCGTTTCGGGCCCTCGGCCGGTACGCAACACTCATGGGCCGGGCGTTTGCCTCGATCGACAAAGTGGGCACCTACTGGAATAACCTCTTCATCCAGATGGTGCGCGTGGGGATCGACTCGATTCCCATCGTCGCCCTCGCCGCAGCGTTTACGGGGGCGGTGTTTACCGTGCAGACCGCTTACCAACTGGAGACGCCCTTCATCCCGAAGACGATCATCGGGTCGATCGTGGCGCCGTCCATCATGCTGGAGCTGGGGGCCGTCATCGCGGGCTTCATTCTGGCGGGGCGCGTGGGCGCACGGATCGCGGCGGAGCTGGGCACGATGCGGGTGTCCGAGCAGATCGACGCCCTGGAGGTCATGGGGCTCAACTCCGTCGGGTTCCTGATCCTTCCGCGCGTGCTGGCCGGGGTCCTCATGTTTCCGGTGCTGTACGTCGTCTCCTGCGTCGTCGGGATCGGGACCGGCATCGGGGTGGGGCACTTTGGGGGGTTCTTGAGCGCCGGCGAGTTTCTGGAGGGCGCGCGCCAGTTTTTCAAGCTGCTCGACCCCACCATCGGGCTCATCAAGTCGTTCACCTTCGGGTTTATCATCACCTCCATCGCCTGCTACAAGGGCTACTACACGAGCAGCGGGGCCGTGGGGGTGGGCGACAGCACGACTCAGGCCGCCGTCCTAAGTTGCGTGTTCATCCTCGTCGCCGACCTCCTCATCGCCCTGGTGCTGCTGTGA
- the radA gene encoding DNA repair protein RadA: MASSEPRYVCQECGHEAHKWMGKCTGCGSWNTLVKEAESADVEAQVPDLSPDNQNGSATAQNQPTQLTEVEMEGESRLQTGVDEFDRVMGGGIMQGSFSLIAGDPGIGKSTLMTELGGYLPGRKILYVTGEESKRQVKLRAQRLGVDSDALYLLAETNVQEIANAVDNVEPDLLVADSIQTIYRPDLTSAPGSVSQVRESTASLLKLTKELEFSTFLVGHVTKKGTIAGPRVLEHMVDTVLYFEGDQNHAYRILRSVKNRFGAANEIGVFEMREDGLREVPNPSEIFLSERGYGVSGSTVVCSLEGTRPILVEIQALVTPTSYSTPQRTVTGFASQRLQMILAVLEKRAGLAFSDHDVFINVAGGVRLEEPAVDLGVAIAAASSFRDIPADTGSALIGEVGLGGEIRTVSRVEPRLKEAAKLGFDRAVVPENNLDRIAGDYDIDVTGAQQLKEVVDVVL; this comes from the coding sequence ATGGCCAGCTCCGAGCCGCGATACGTATGTCAGGAATGTGGGCACGAGGCCCACAAGTGGATGGGCAAGTGCACCGGGTGCGGGTCCTGGAATACGCTCGTGAAGGAAGCCGAGAGTGCCGACGTGGAGGCCCAGGTCCCGGATCTCAGTCCGGACAATCAAAACGGAAGCGCGACGGCCCAGAACCAGCCGACCCAGCTGACGGAGGTGGAGATGGAGGGGGAGTCCCGTCTCCAAACCGGGGTCGACGAGTTCGACCGCGTCATGGGCGGCGGCATCATGCAGGGCTCGTTCAGCCTCATTGCCGGGGACCCTGGCATCGGCAAAAGCACGCTCATGACCGAGTTGGGCGGCTATCTGCCGGGCCGCAAGATCCTGTACGTGACCGGGGAGGAGTCGAAGCGGCAGGTCAAGTTACGCGCCCAGCGGCTCGGGGTCGACAGCGACGCCCTCTACCTGCTGGCCGAGACGAACGTGCAGGAGATCGCCAACGCCGTCGACAACGTAGAGCCCGACCTGCTCGTGGCCGACTCCATTCAGACGATCTACCGGCCCGACCTGACGAGCGCCCCCGGCTCGGTCAGCCAGGTGCGGGAGAGCACCGCCTCGCTCCTCAAGCTCACGAAGGAGCTGGAATTCTCGACCTTCCTCGTGGGGCACGTCACCAAGAAGGGCACCATCGCGGGGCCCCGAGTGCTGGAGCATATGGTGGACACGGTGTTGTACTTTGAGGGCGATCAGAACCACGCCTACCGCATCCTTCGCAGCGTGAAAAATCGCTTTGGGGCGGCCAACGAGATCGGGGTGTTTGAGATGCGGGAGGACGGGCTGCGGGAGGTGCCGAACCCGAGCGAGATCTTTCTGTCCGAGCGCGGCTATGGCGTGAGCGGATCCACGGTCGTGTGCTCCCTGGAGGGCACCCGCCCCATCCTGGTCGAGATCCAGGCACTCGTCACGCCCACCTCTTACAGCACCCCCCAGCGCACGGTTACCGGCTTCGCGTCGCAGCGGCTCCAGATGATCCTGGCGGTGCTGGAGAAGCGCGCCGGACTGGCCTTCAGCGACCATGACGTGTTCATCAACGTCGCGGGCGGGGTGCGTCTCGAAGAGCCGGCCGTGGACCTGGGCGTCGCCATCGCGGCGGCGTCCTCGTTCCGTGACATTCCCGCCGACACCGGCTCGGCCCTCATCGGCGAGGTGGGGCTCGGCGGCGAGATCCGCACCGTGAGCCGAGTCGAGCCGCGCCTCAAGGAGGCCGCCAAGCTGGGCTTCGACCGGGCGGTGGTGCCGGAGAACAACCTCGATCGCATTGCGGGAGACTACGACATCGACGTGACCGGGGCGCAGCAGTTGAAGGAAGTCGTGGACGTGGTCCTGTAA